Proteins encoded by one window of Salmonirosea aquatica:
- a CDS encoding glucosamine-6-phosphate deaminase, producing the protein MKFDTDISKTKKELGQKSGDWAAAIIKKAIAEKGQANIILATGTSQFETLQQLLTHTDIDWGKVVMFHLDEYIGLPITAPASFRKYLKERFIDQVPALKAYYLINGEADPQQECTRLGELIRQYPIDMAQVGIGENGHLAFNDPPADFSTEDPYIVVELDEACRRQQFNEGWFGSMDEVPQQAISMSIQQILKSKSIVCSVPDERKAQAVKDCVELPISNLHPAGILRTHPDCKLFLDQDSASLLS; encoded by the coding sequence ATGAAATTCGACACAGATATTTCGAAAACGAAGAAGGAACTCGGCCAGAAATCAGGCGATTGGGCGGCGGCAATTATCAAGAAAGCCATTGCCGAAAAAGGCCAGGCCAATATTATTCTTGCCACCGGAACTAGTCAGTTCGAAACCTTGCAGCAACTGCTCACGCATACCGATATTGACTGGGGTAAAGTGGTGATGTTTCACCTGGATGAGTACATAGGACTGCCCATCACGGCTCCGGCCAGTTTCCGGAAGTACCTCAAAGAACGATTTATCGACCAGGTACCTGCCCTGAAAGCCTATTATCTTATTAATGGTGAAGCCGATCCCCAGCAGGAATGTACCCGGTTGGGTGAACTGATCAGACAGTACCCCATCGACATGGCGCAGGTAGGTATTGGTGAAAACGGCCACCTGGCGTTCAACGACCCTCCAGCCGATTTTTCAACCGAAGATCCCTACATTGTTGTGGAACTCGACGAGGCCTGCCGTCGGCAGCAATTTAACGAAGGCTGGTTCGGGTCGATGGACGAGGTACCTCAACAGGCCATCAGTATGTCCATCCAGCAGATTCTGAAATCGAAATCCATTGTGTGTTCCGTCCCTGACGAACGCAAGGCGCAGGCAGTCAAGGATTGCGTGGAACTCCCCATCAGCAATCTGCACCCGGCGGGTATTTTGCGCACTCACCCCGATTGTAAACTTTTTCTGGATCAGGATTCGGCATCCTTACTATCGTAA
- a CDS encoding SRPBCC domain-containing protein, producing the protein MELYFVMKKETIRKSIGIGASKEKVWEVLFDEKYLPIWYAEFSLGACAQGTWRVGSKILFTDISGGGLVGKVVVNRPCRVFSVEYLGLVVTGEEDYESDEARALRGGREIYRLQEQEGSVLLSVETDMPEESYNSMALAWEKALLKIRYLAEAA; encoded by the coding sequence ATGGAATTATACTTCGTCATGAAAAAGGAAACCATCAGGAAGTCAATCGGTATTGGCGCATCCAAAGAAAAAGTGTGGGAGGTACTGTTTGATGAAAAATACCTCCCCATCTGGTATGCAGAATTTAGCCTGGGCGCCTGTGCCCAGGGTACCTGGCGGGTAGGTAGCAAAATATTATTCACCGACATAAGCGGCGGAGGACTGGTGGGTAAGGTGGTGGTGAATCGACCATGCAGAGTTTTTTCGGTTGAATATCTGGGCCTTGTGGTTACGGGTGAGGAAGATTATGAGAGTGACGAGGCCCGTGCGTTGCGGGGAGGTAGGGAAATATATAGGTTGCAGGAACAGGAAGGTTCTGTACTGCTTTCCGTTGAAACCGACATGCCCGAAGAGTCTTATAACTCTATGGCACTGGCCTGGGAGAAGGCCTTGCTGAAAATAAGGTACCTCGCCGAAGCAGCCTGA
- a CDS encoding TIGR04282 family arsenosugar biosynthesis glycosyltransferase encodes MPLAALIIFVKNPIEGQVKTRIAKTVGHTKATTIYRELLQYTHTVAEKLPAEGYTKTVYYGDYINKNDLWNGWAKALQPEGNLGDRMKQAFREQFATGASSVVIIGSDCLTLQSRHLEEAFQQLQTNDVILGPSTDGGYYLLGMNQLHGPLFDEMPWSQPGLMEKTLAVLRAAKLRYSLLEPLTDVDEWEDYLATKTTDSSLNP; translated from the coding sequence ATGCCGCTTGCCGCCCTGATTATTTTTGTAAAAAATCCCATTGAAGGTCAGGTCAAGACCCGTATTGCCAAAACCGTGGGCCACACCAAAGCCACTACGATCTACCGCGAACTTCTCCAATATACCCACACTGTTGCCGAAAAACTTCCCGCCGAAGGCTACACTAAAACCGTCTATTATGGCGATTACATCAACAAGAACGACCTGTGGAACGGCTGGGCCAAAGCGCTTCAACCCGAGGGCAACCTGGGCGACCGCATGAAGCAGGCCTTCCGGGAACAGTTTGCGACCGGTGCCAGCAGCGTAGTCATCATCGGCAGCGACTGCCTGACACTGCAATCCCGCCATCTGGAAGAAGCTTTTCAGCAGTTACAAACCAACGATGTGATTCTTGGCCCTTCGACCGATGGTGGGTACTACCTGTTGGGAATGAACCAATTGCATGGTCCTCTATTCGATGAAATGCCCTGGAGTCAGCCGGGACTTATGGAAAAAACCCTAGCCGTTCTTCGGGCGGCAAAACTCCGCTATTCCCTGCTGGAACCTCTCACCGATGTGGACGAATGGGAAGATTATCTGGCTACAAAAACCACCGATTCCAGTTTAAATCCATAG
- the gltX gene encoding glutamate--tRNA ligase, which produces MNQQPVRVRFAPSPTGPLHSGGVRTALYNYLFARKHGGQMLLRIEDTDQARYVPGAEAYILEALAWLDITIDEGPNVGGPHAPYRQSERKDIYREYAEKLVFEGKAYYAFDTPEELDAMRKRLEEAKVPAAQYNAITRMQMTNSLTMPVDEIKARLESGEPYVIRMRVQPKDDIRFNDLIRGWVVVHSSQIDDKVLLKSDGMPTYHLANIVDDHLMGITHVIRGEEWLPSAPMHVLLYKYLGWADTMPQFAHLPLLLKPDGNGKLSKRDADLGGFPIFPLEWTDPKTGEKALGFREQGYYPEATANFLALLGWNPGTEQELFTMPELIEAFSFERVHKAGAKFDIQKANWFNQQYLKEKDDATMAAQIQPLFAEKGIQISDPQAIQIVHLLKDRVHFVKDIVNESAFLFSAPEQYDADIVAKKWNAEAKQGIGTFADALQGYEGSFLADDIKHVLAQTLEATGIKMGKVMQALRLAITGVGAGPDLMVTMEILGKAEVVRRLRRAVEVL; this is translated from the coding sequence ATGAACCAACAACCTGTCCGCGTTCGATTTGCTCCCAGCCCCACCGGGCCACTCCACAGCGGGGGCGTTCGCACCGCACTTTATAATTACCTGTTTGCCCGCAAGCATGGTGGCCAGATGCTCCTCCGCATCGAAGATACCGATCAGGCCCGCTACGTGCCGGGTGCCGAGGCGTACATTCTGGAAGCGCTGGCGTGGCTAGACATCACCATCGATGAAGGACCCAACGTCGGTGGCCCACACGCCCCTTACCGGCAGTCGGAGCGAAAGGATATCTATCGCGAATACGCGGAAAAATTAGTGTTTGAGGGCAAGGCATATTATGCCTTCGACACACCTGAAGAATTGGATGCCATGCGCAAGCGGCTGGAAGAAGCCAAGGTACCTGCTGCGCAATACAATGCCATCACCCGCATGCAAATGACCAATTCGCTTACCATGCCCGTGGATGAAATCAAAGCCCGACTGGAAAGCGGCGAACCGTACGTGATTCGGATGCGAGTACAACCCAAGGACGACATTCGCTTCAACGACCTGATCCGGGGCTGGGTAGTGGTACATTCGTCGCAAATTGACGACAAGGTACTCCTCAAATCCGACGGAATGCCAACCTACCACCTGGCTAACATTGTGGACGATCACCTGATGGGCATTACCCACGTGATCCGGGGAGAGGAGTGGTTGCCTTCCGCACCGATGCACGTATTGCTGTATAAGTACCTGGGCTGGGCCGATACCATGCCGCAATTTGCACACCTACCCTTGTTGCTGAAGCCGGACGGAAACGGCAAGCTGTCCAAGCGTGATGCGGATTTGGGCGGTTTTCCGATATTTCCCCTGGAATGGACCGATCCTAAAACCGGCGAGAAAGCGTTGGGCTTCCGGGAGCAGGGCTACTATCCCGAGGCGACCGCCAATTTTCTGGCCCTGTTGGGCTGGAATCCCGGTACCGAGCAGGAGCTTTTCACCATGCCGGAACTGATTGAGGCGTTCAGCTTCGAGCGTGTGCACAAGGCCGGGGCCAAGTTCGATATTCAGAAAGCCAACTGGTTCAACCAGCAGTACCTGAAAGAAAAAGACGACGCTACCATGGCGGCACAGATTCAGCCGCTTTTCGCTGAAAAAGGTATTCAGATTTCGGACCCTCAGGCAATCCAGATCGTGCATCTGCTGAAAGATCGTGTTCATTTTGTCAAAGATATCGTCAACGAATCAGCTTTTTTGTTCAGTGCTCCTGAACAATACGACGCGGACATCGTGGCTAAGAAATGGAACGCAGAAGCCAAACAGGGCATAGGTACCTTTGCTGACGCTTTGCAAGGGTACGAGGGGTCGTTCCTGGCCGATGACATCAAGCATGTACTGGCTCAGACCCTGGAAGCGACGGGCATCAAAATGGGTAAAGTCATGCAGGCTCTCCGCCTGGCCATAACGGGCGTAGGAGCAGGCCCTGACCTGATGGTCACGATGGAAATTCTGGGAAAAGCAGAAGTTGTGCGGCGGCTACGGCGAGCGGTGGAAGTGTTGTAA
- the nagA gene encoding N-acetylglucosamine-6-phosphate deacetylase, with amino-acid sequence MPLYLKIINGTLLTPYRLIRNGTLVVVDGRIAEITEGNVEVPDAIEIDAQGRYVAPGFIDLHVHGGGGHDFMDGTEEAFLKIAETHARFGTSALVPTTLTSDQASLFRTLELYEATHKKNENGAQFLGLHLEGPYFAMIQRGAQDPRYIRNPDPTEYREIIRRANGSVRRWSVAPELPGALEMGRYLRAQGIIASVAHTEAIHEDVVLAAENGYTLMTHLYSAMLGVTRRNAFRYAGAVESAFLLDDMDVEIITDGIHLPPPLLQLIYKIKGPDRTALITDAMRAASLPPGDSILGPLDNGLKVLVEDGVAKLPDRSSFAGSVATADRLVRTIVQQAGVPLLDAIKMMASTPARIMGVQDRKGSLTIGKDADLVLFDEDIRVSTTIIGGKVVFEN; translated from the coding sequence ATGCCTCTTTACCTCAAAATAATCAACGGTACCCTCCTCACTCCCTACCGCCTGATTCGGAACGGTACCCTTGTCGTTGTGGACGGGCGCATTGCAGAAATTACCGAAGGAAATGTGGAGGTACCTGATGCTATCGAAATCGACGCGCAGGGTAGGTACGTCGCGCCCGGCTTCATTGATTTGCACGTACACGGCGGCGGCGGACACGATTTCATGGATGGCACCGAAGAGGCTTTCCTGAAAATAGCCGAAACACACGCCCGCTTTGGTACATCCGCCCTGGTTCCTACCACGCTCACCAGTGATCAGGCCTCGCTGTTCAGGACCTTGGAATTGTACGAAGCGACCCATAAGAAAAACGAAAACGGGGCGCAGTTTCTGGGCCTACACCTCGAGGGACCTTACTTCGCTATGATTCAGCGCGGCGCGCAGGACCCGCGCTATATTCGAAATCCCGATCCAACGGAGTACCGCGAAATCATCCGCCGGGCCAACGGTTCGGTCAGGCGGTGGAGTGTGGCTCCCGAGCTACCCGGCGCGTTGGAAATGGGGAGGTACCTGCGGGCGCAGGGAATCATTGCCTCCGTGGCCCATACCGAAGCCATCCACGAAGACGTGGTGCTGGCCGCCGAAAACGGTTATACGCTCATGACACATCTGTATTCCGCGATGCTGGGCGTGACCCGACGTAATGCCTTCCGCTACGCGGGAGCCGTGGAGAGTGCTTTTCTGCTCGACGACATGGATGTCGAAATCATTACCGATGGCATCCATCTGCCGCCACCGCTGTTGCAATTGATTTACAAAATAAAAGGTCCCGACCGCACCGCCCTCATTACCGACGCCATGCGGGCCGCTTCCCTCCCACCCGGCGACAGTATTCTGGGGCCGCTTGATAACGGCCTGAAAGTACTGGTGGAAGACGGCGTGGCCAAGCTACCCGACCGCAGTTCGTTTGCCGGCAGCGTAGCTACGGCCGACCGGCTGGTACGTACGATCGTACAACAAGCCGGGGTACCTTTGCTGGACGCTATAAAAATGATGGCATCCACACCCGCCCGCATCATGGGAGTACAGGACCGGAAGGGCTCGCTAACGATTGGCAAGGATGCCGACCTGGTACTATTTGATGAAGATATCCGGGTAAGTACGACGATTATCGGGGGAAAAGTGGTTTTTGAGAATTGA
- a CDS encoding TIGR00266 family protein, with translation MNSHEIDYKIIGEDIQVVEVELDPNETVIAEAGAMLYMEDGIQFETKMGDGSEANQSIMGKIFQAGTRLITGESLFMTHFTNRGYGKRKVAFAAPYPGTIMPIDLGKIYGNELIVQKDGFLCAALGTSMKIHFNQRIGSGLFGGEGFILQKLRGDGMAFVHAGGVMMERQLNNETLRVDTGCVVGFEPSISFDIQRAGGLKSMVFGGEGMFLATLRGTGKVYLQSMPISKLIDRLSPRGGNAHKESGSVLGGLGNLFEG, from the coding sequence ATGAATTCTCACGAAATAGACTACAAAATTATCGGCGAAGACATCCAGGTAGTGGAAGTTGAGCTCGATCCCAACGAAACCGTCATCGCCGAAGCCGGCGCCATGCTTTACATGGAAGATGGCATTCAGTTCGAGACCAAAATGGGCGACGGCTCGGAGGCAAACCAGAGTATCATGGGCAAGATATTCCAGGCTGGCACCCGGCTTATTACGGGTGAGTCGCTGTTTATGACGCACTTCACCAACCGCGGCTATGGCAAGCGGAAGGTAGCCTTCGCCGCTCCCTACCCCGGTACGATCATGCCGATCGATCTTGGTAAAATTTACGGCAATGAGCTCATCGTGCAGAAAGACGGTTTCCTCTGTGCAGCGTTAGGTACCAGCATGAAAATTCACTTTAACCAGCGTATTGGTTCGGGTCTGTTTGGTGGTGAAGGCTTTATTCTGCAAAAATTGCGTGGCGACGGCATGGCCTTCGTACACGCAGGCGGGGTGATGATGGAGCGCCAGCTCAACAACGAAACTCTGCGTGTGGACACGGGCTGTGTGGTAGGTTTTGAGCCGAGCATCAGCTTCGATATCCAGCGCGCCGGCGGCCTGAAATCCATGGTATTCGGTGGCGAAGGAATGTTTCTGGCCACGCTGCGCGGTACCGGAAAGGTGTACCTGCAATCGATGCCTATCTCCAAACTCATCGACCGGCTGTCGCCCCGCGGTGGCAATGCCCACAAAGAAAGCGGCTCAGTATTAGGCGGCTTGGGGAATTTGTTTGAAGGGTAG
- the lepB gene encoding signal peptidase I has protein sequence MFKKKAKVPRPKKSFLREWSDSLLFAVIAATLIRFLTFEAFAIPTPSMENSLMVGDYLFVSKLHYGIRTPKTPLQVPLTHQKIWGTDIPSFSEAIQLPVYRTPGFSDVKSGDVVVFNYPPRLPGEPEYPTDLKTNYIKRCIGTPGDRVEVRQERVYVNDKEMEVPSRAETFYFIKTTEVLNERFFRKYGIVNDFKSAEGPFINWQPVEVYDDEAKVNRLVGYRVNMTQEILAEFKKMDWVKGVEPTTAPPAQTEPGIYGGAAYDWNRDNFGPLAVPAKGATVPINAQTIAVYGPVIERYEGNENVEVTPEQIRIGGQAIRTYTFKQDYYFMMGDNRHNSEDSRYWGFVPADHIVGKAVFVWMSIDPVAENFWNKIRWDRLFRTID, from the coding sequence ATGTTCAAGAAAAAAGCCAAGGTACCCCGACCCAAGAAATCTTTCCTCCGCGAGTGGTCCGACTCGCTGCTGTTTGCCGTAATCGCCGCCACGCTGATTCGGTTTCTGACGTTTGAAGCTTTTGCCATCCCTACCCCTTCGATGGAGAATAGCCTGATGGTGGGTGACTACCTGTTTGTCAGCAAGCTGCACTACGGCATTCGCACGCCCAAAACGCCCCTGCAGGTACCCCTGACGCACCAGAAAATATGGGGAACGGATATTCCCTCGTTCAGCGAAGCTATCCAGCTACCCGTGTACCGTACCCCCGGTTTTTCGGACGTGAAGAGCGGTGATGTGGTGGTATTCAACTACCCGCCCCGACTACCGGGCGAACCCGAGTACCCCACCGACTTGAAAACCAATTACATCAAACGCTGCATAGGTACCCCCGGCGACCGGGTGGAGGTACGGCAGGAACGTGTCTATGTAAATGACAAAGAAATGGAGGTACCTTCCCGCGCCGAAACCTTCTATTTTATCAAGACCACCGAAGTACTCAACGAGCGCTTTTTTCGAAAGTATGGCATTGTCAACGACTTCAAATCGGCCGAAGGACCATTCATCAATTGGCAGCCCGTGGAAGTGTACGATGATGAAGCAAAAGTCAACAGGCTCGTAGGGTACCGGGTCAATATGACCCAGGAAATACTGGCTGAATTTAAGAAAATGGATTGGGTCAAGGGTGTTGAACCAACTACTGCGCCGCCCGCACAGACTGAGCCGGGAATCTACGGAGGTGCCGCCTACGACTGGAACCGCGATAATTTTGGCCCGCTGGCGGTACCTGCCAAAGGAGCAACGGTACCAATCAACGCACAAACCATCGCCGTGTACGGCCCGGTGATCGAGCGCTACGAAGGAAACGAAAACGTGGAAGTGACGCCCGAGCAGATTCGCATCGGCGGCCAGGCGATCAGGACCTACACCTTCAAACAGGATTACTACTTCATGATGGGCGACAACCGCCACAACTCCGAGGACTCGCGCTACTGGGGCTTTGTACCCGCCGACCATATCGTGGGCAAGGCCGTGTTTGTGTGGATGTCCATTGATCCGGTGGCGGAAAACTTCTGGAACAAAATCCGCTGGGATCGGCTGTTCAGAACAATCGATTGA
- a CDS encoding four helix bundle protein: MEDKNVIRRKSFDFAVRIVKLCQFVSKNHHETVLTSQLLKSGTSIGANVRESTNAESGADFIHKFGIAQKECNETLYWLELMKATGYLTENELDSIIKDCNELMKIIRSIILTRKANLKKER; this comes from the coding sequence ATGGAAGATAAGAACGTCATTCGTAGAAAATCGTTTGATTTTGCTGTGCGGATAGTGAAGCTATGCCAGTTTGTTAGCAAGAATCATCATGAGACTGTATTAACCAGTCAGTTACTTAAATCGGGCACTTCAATTGGTGCCAATGTCCGGGAATCCACTAATGCAGAATCTGGGGCTGATTTTATTCACAAGTTTGGAATAGCCCAAAAAGAATGTAATGAAACACTCTACTGGCTTGAACTTATGAAAGCAACAGGGTACCTCACTGAAAATGAGTTAGATTCGATAATAAAAGATTGCAATGAACTGATGAAAATCATCAGGAGTATAATCTTGACAAGAAAAGCCAATTTAAAAAAAGAAAGGTGA
- a CDS encoding Rid family detoxifying hydrolase: MAKEIIFSEKAPAPIGPYSQAVLVNDTLYVSGQIALKEAETGDIKVEAKQVMENIGHILTAAGLTYTNIVKSSIFLKNMDDFGLVNEVYGSYFDSNPPARETVQVAKLPKDVNVEISVIAVK, from the coding sequence ATGGCAAAAGAGATTATTTTTTCAGAAAAGGCGCCTGCTCCCATCGGGCCCTACAGTCAGGCTGTCCTGGTCAATGACACCTTGTATGTTTCGGGCCAAATAGCCCTGAAAGAGGCGGAAACCGGCGACATAAAAGTGGAGGCCAAGCAGGTCATGGAAAACATCGGCCATATTTTGACCGCCGCCGGGCTTACCTATACTAATATCGTCAAGTCTAGTATTTTCCTGAAGAACATGGATGATTTCGGCCTGGTGAACGAAGTGTACGGTTCCTATTTTGATAGCAACCCACCCGCCCGTGAGACCGTCCAGGTAGCAAAGCTTCCCAAGGACGTCAACGTCGAGATTTCGGTGATTGCAGTGAAGTAA
- a CDS encoding DUF547 domain-containing protein: protein MMKLKNTIFALLTVVVMASCGTSAPTSNAAPIEHGIWDKLLKEHVNNKGLVDYKGFKKDQAELKKYLDLVSKNAPGSSWSKDEKLAYWINAYNAYTVQLILDHYPLKSIKNIGSSIKIPFVNTPWDVKFIEIGGKKMDLNNIEHGIIRKQFNEPRIHFALVCAAMSCPPLRNEAYTADKLDKQLDDQGSKFLNNPEQNVVTKDKASVTKIMDWYGGDFKKKMPIKDWINKYSKTDLQTDNISYRDYNWALNEQK from the coding sequence ATGATGAAACTCAAAAATACAATTTTCGCACTTTTAACCGTAGTGGTCATGGCCTCCTGCGGTACCTCGGCTCCTACATCCAACGCGGCCCCGATTGAACACGGGATTTGGGATAAGCTGCTCAAAGAGCACGTAAATAATAAAGGGTTGGTAGATTACAAAGGCTTCAAAAAAGATCAGGCCGAGTTAAAAAAATATCTTGATTTGGTAAGCAAAAATGCTCCGGGGTCTTCCTGGAGTAAAGATGAAAAGCTAGCCTACTGGATCAACGCCTACAACGCCTATACCGTGCAACTGATTCTGGACCATTATCCGCTGAAAAGTATCAAGAATATTGGCTCTTCCATTAAAATTCCTTTCGTGAATACGCCCTGGGACGTAAAATTCATTGAGATTGGCGGTAAGAAGATGGATTTGAACAACATTGAGCACGGCATTATCCGCAAGCAGTTCAACGAACCCAGGATTCACTTTGCGCTGGTATGTGCGGCCATGTCGTGCCCTCCGTTGCGCAACGAGGCCTATACGGCCGATAAACTTGATAAGCAACTCGACGACCAGGGCAGCAAGTTTCTTAATAATCCCGAGCAGAACGTTGTCACTAAAGACAAAGCCAGCGTCACGAAGATTATGGACTGGTATGGTGGTGATTTTAAGAAGAAAATGCCGATTAAAGATTGGATCAATAAGTATTCAAAAACCGATCTGCAAACTGACAATATCTCGTACCGCGACTATAACTGGGCGTTGAACGAGCAGAAGTAG
- a CDS encoding VOC family protein: MPKSNVYLYFDGNAEEAFNFYKSVFGGEFAMVQRFGEMPDADKMPDETKNKIMHIALPLAADDVLMASDIMEGMGEPFKVGTNFSISLSTESKEETDRLFAGLSAGGKVEMPVQDTFWGAYFGMLIDPFGVQWMVNYDKNYQ; encoded by the coding sequence ATGCCCAAGTCCAACGTTTATCTCTACTTCGATGGCAACGCCGAGGAAGCGTTCAATTTCTACAAGTCAGTTTTTGGCGGCGAATTTGCCATGGTACAACGCTTCGGCGAAATGCCCGATGCTGACAAAATGCCCGACGAGACTAAGAACAAAATCATGCACATTGCCCTACCGCTCGCCGCTGACGATGTGCTCATGGCCTCAGATATCATGGAAGGCATGGGCGAACCGTTCAAAGTCGGCACAAACTTTTCGATTTCGCTCAGTACCGAAAGCAAGGAAGAGACCGACCGCCTTTTTGCCGGACTATCCGCCGGAGGTAAGGTTGAAATGCCGGTGCAGGACACTTTCTGGGGCGCATACTTCGGCATGCTTATCGACCCATTCGGCGTGCAGTGGATGGTGAACTACGATAAAAATTACCAATAA
- a CDS encoding putative oxidoreductase C-terminal domain-containing protein, which produces MLKKSLSVLALAPLLVMNQGCNTSKETATESTKPLHLIVLDPGHFHADLLQKTIYDQVDSTVHVYAPDGPEVKAYLAKVDQYNTRADSPTNWNEQVYTGPDYLEKMLADKPGNVVVLAGNNQKKTNYIKQSVDAGLNVLADKPMAIDAAGFELLKDAFASAEKNNVLLYDIMTERYEITNTLQKELAKQADIFGELQKGTPSQPAISKESVHHFSKIVSGSPLVRPSWFFDTKQQGEGIVDVNTHLVDLIQWAAFPEVKLSPSDVNLISARRWTTDLTPSQFKLVTKQDTYPDFLTSSVKDSTLSVYANGEINYTLKGIHAQVKVLWNFQAPEGAGDTHYSIMRGSKANLIIRQGKEQNYKPMLYVEPVGSDANYAQNLEAAFKKVEALYPGITLKKDAKGWQVEIPKKYDNGHEAHFAQVANKYMEYLKDGKLPDWEVPNMITKYYTTTKALEMAEK; this is translated from the coding sequence ATGCTCAAAAAAAGCTTGTCTGTCCTCGCCCTTGCTCCCTTACTGGTCATGAACCAAGGATGTAATACCTCTAAAGAAACCGCTACCGAAAGTACCAAGCCTCTGCATCTGATCGTGCTCGATCCCGGTCACTTTCACGCCGATTTGCTTCAAAAAACAATCTATGATCAGGTGGATTCGACCGTACACGTGTACGCGCCCGATGGACCCGAGGTGAAAGCCTACCTGGCCAAAGTGGACCAGTACAATACCCGCGCCGATTCGCCCACCAACTGGAACGAGCAGGTGTATACCGGGCCCGACTACCTGGAAAAAATGCTGGCCGACAAGCCCGGCAACGTGGTGGTGCTGGCCGGCAATAATCAGAAAAAAACCAACTACATCAAGCAGTCGGTGGATGCGGGCCTGAACGTGCTGGCCGATAAGCCGATGGCGATCGATGCGGCTGGATTTGAATTACTGAAAGACGCCTTCGCCTCCGCTGAAAAGAACAACGTGCTGCTCTACGACATCATGACCGAGCGGTACGAAATCACCAACACGTTGCAAAAGGAGTTAGCCAAACAGGCCGACATTTTTGGTGAATTGCAGAAAGGTACCCCCTCGCAACCCGCCATCAGCAAGGAAAGCGTCCACCATTTTTCCAAGATCGTGTCCGGTAGTCCGCTCGTGCGTCCCAGCTGGTTTTTCGACACCAAACAGCAGGGCGAAGGTATCGTAGACGTCAACACCCACTTGGTGGATCTGATCCAGTGGGCGGCGTTTCCGGAAGTAAAGCTAAGTCCCAGCGATGTGAACCTCATTTCGGCCCGCCGCTGGACCACCGATCTCACACCTTCGCAGTTCAAGCTCGTTACCAAGCAGGATACCTACCCCGATTTCCTCACTTCGTCGGTCAAGGACAGTACCCTGAGTGTATACGCTAACGGCGAGATCAATTATACGCTCAAAGGCATCCACGCCCAAGTGAAGGTACTCTGGAATTTTCAGGCGCCCGAAGGAGCCGGCGACACCCATTACTCCATCATGCGCGGCTCCAAGGCCAATCTGATCATCCGGCAGGGCAAAGAACAGAATTATAAGCCCATGCTGTATGTCGAACCCGTTGGCTCGGATGCCAATTACGCCCAGAACCTGGAAGCGGCTTTTAAAAAAGTGGAAGCCTTGTACCCCGGCATCACGCTGAAAAAAGACGCCAAAGGCTGGCAGGTAGAGATTCCCAAGAAGTACGACAACGGCCACGAAGCGCATTTCGCCCAGGTAGCCAATAAATACATGGAGTACCTAAAGGACGGAAAACTCCCCGACTGGGAAGTTCCGAATATGATTACGAAGTATTACACGACGACCAAAGCGCTGGAAATGGCGGAGAAATGA